GAAAGAATGTACAAAGTATGCTGAAGCTGGGCCGCGCACAGGGAGTAGCTATTGCTACCGCTATGCAGGCTGGTCTTACCGTAACAGAATATTCCCCGAAAAAAGTCAAACAATCTGTTACCGGTAATGGCAATGCAGACAAAGAACAGGTGTGGTTGATGCTGCAACGTATCCTCAGTATAGCCGAACGCCCCGATTTCTTTGATGCCACAGATGCCCTTGCTGTAGCCGTTTGCCATTTCTACCAGGCAGGTAGCCCCCTGGCTGCCAGCTCCAAAGCAAAAGGATGGGAACAGTTTCTGCAACAACATCCTGACAGGATTTCCAGGTAACCGGCACTGCTTCAAAAGCTTATTTCATAATTTCGTAAATTGTAGTTACTTTGTTTGAAATTGTTCATCCTATTTTACAGGCTAACCGGTCATGTGATCGGAAAATAGCTTCACTATGAAAAATTACCATCATTTGTTGAACAGTAATTGTAAGGCAAGCTTTTTTATATTAATCAGCAGCAGGCAGATATGAAAGCAAGAATCTTATTGGTGGAAGATGATCAATATATCGGTGCGGTAACAAAGAGGAGATTGGAAGATGCGGGCTACGATGTTGTACATAGTATAGATGGCCAGGTAGCTTGGGAACAGTTCCAGTTACGCTCTTTCGATATTTGTTTGCTGGACGTGGTAATGCCCAAAAAAGACGGACTCACACTTGCCCAGCAGATCCGCGAAGTTAATGACCACATCCCTATATTATTTCTCACCTCCAAAAACGAAAAAGAAGATAGGATCGCCGGCCTTCAAACCGGAGCGGATGACTATATCAGTAAGCCTTTCAGTATGCAGGAACTGATCCTCCGTATTGAAGTATTCCTCAAAAGGACCAAGAGCCGGAATATAGACAGATCCCACATCTTTACCATCGGTAAACTGACATTTGACTACGAAGACCTCCGCCTCTACAATGAGACCGGAGAAGTATCCATTTCCCTTACACAAAAGGAAGCAGAACTACTCAGATACCTCTGTAACAATCCGAATAAGACCCTGAAAAGAGAAGACATTCTCTCACAGGTATGGGGGAAAGATGATTACTTCCTGGGCCGTAGCATGGACGTTTTTGTAACCAAACTCAGGAAACACTTTAAATCAGACCCGCACATCCGGCTTGAAACGCTGCATGGGATAGGATTCCGGTTTAATGTACCCGTTCTCGGTAAGTAATTATTGCAAGTGCGCTGTAATCTGCGCCTGGATTTGCTTAAACTCTTCTACAGACAACTTTAGTTTGCTGCGGGAAAAATTCATGTCGTCCGCTGAATTAATAGGGATGAGATGCATATGTGCGTGCGGTACTTCCAGTCCCACCACACTCACTCCTATACGATTGCACGGTACTACCTTTTCAATGGCATGTGCAATAGGCTTGGCAAATAATAACCATTCCTGCAACAGCGCATCTTCCACATCAAAAAATTTATCTGTCTCCGTTTTCGGTATCACCAGTGTATGCCCTTTTACCAACGGGAAAATATCCAGGAAGGCGTAGAAGTGTTCGTTCTCTGCAATTTTGTAACTGGGAATATCTCCCTTGATGATTTTCATGAAGATGGACATAGCAGATAGATATTTACGATTTTGTGATTTACGGATTTTGTAATGCGGTGGCGTTGGCACTTACATGACAAAATACCCAAATAAAAAGGGGCCGCATTGAATGCAACCCCTGCAAATATCGTGAAAAAGCACACACCGTGCTTATGCAGTAATATGATCGATCTTAAACTTAATATGTCCGTTTGGCGCCTGTACATCTGCTACATCGCCCACCTTCTTACCCAACAATCCCCTGCCGATAGGAGAAGTAACGGAAATCTTGCCTGCTTTCAGATCAGCCTCTGTTTCAGAAACGATCTGGTAAGTAACGGTTTTCTTATTGGCTACATTCGTAATAGTAACCTTACATAAAATAGATACTTTGGAAGTATCGATGGAATCTGTGCTTACAATACGGGAGGCCGAAATTGCATTTTCCAGGGTAGCGATCCTGGCTTCGTGAATACCTTGTGCTTCTTTGGCGGCATCATATTCGGCATTTTCCTTCAAGTCGCCCTTTTCCCTTGCTTCAGCAATTGCCCGTGCAATTTCTGCGCGTCCTTTTGTTTTAAGGATGCTCAACTCGTTCATCATTTGATCCAGGGTTTCTTTCGTAACGTAGTTTATGTTTATGCCAGACATAACATGCTTTGTTTTATTTATTTATAAAAAAAAATCAACGCCTCCATTTGCACGGAAGCGTTGTAAAACTGGTGTTATTGCAAATATAACAAATATTTTATAAAGAAAAGCATCGTCCTTTCCGAATCAAATAAGTTGAAAATCAACCATTTAATTCGAATTTCTAAACCCAGGGATGGATTTATATGATATTCAGTTTCTCTAAAACTATACGCGCCATCTTAATGCTGGCTTCATGTGAATACCCGGCTATATGTGGCGTTACCACTACATTGCGGGCTTTCAGGAAATATGCCAGCTGCTCTTTTTCCTCCTGCGTATAACTGCTCATCTTTTCATTTTCCAGTACATCCAGGCAGGCACCGGCGACGATCCCTTCTTCCAATGCTGCAATCAGGTCGCGGTTGTTGACCAGCTTGCCTCTTGCGGTATTCATGAACCATACCGGTTTGGCGAATGATTTAAAAAACGCCGTATTAGCCAGGTGTTGTGTTTCAGCCGTCAGTGGTAAATGAACGCTCACCACATCCGACTCTTTAAACAGCTGCTCCATCGTCACTTCTTTCACGTCTGCTGTTCCAAAGCCCTGTTTGTATTTATCATACGCCAGGATATTGACATCAAAACCTTTCAATTTGCGGGCAAATGCGCTGCCGGTATTCCCGTAGCCGATAATGCCCACTGTTCTGCCCTCCAGTTCAAAGGCCCGGTTACCATCCCGCTCCCAAATGCCTTCCCGCAACTCCAGGTTACTTTTCAGCACATTGTTCAGCAGGCACAAGAGCATACCCACTGCCTGCTCCCCCACTGCATCGCGGTTGCCTTCCGGACTGCTTACACAATGAATGCCTTTACTTTCTGCATAAGGCACGTCAATCAGTTCCATACCTGACCCCAGGCGGCCAATCCACTCCAGGTTCGGGGCATGGTCAATAATATGTTTGTCTACCCGGATCCGGGTAGTTACGATCAAACCAATACAATCATGGATACTACTGTATACTTCGTCATACGAAACAGACGGTTCATAGATCACTTCAAAACCATTGTTCTGTAACTGATCAATCAAATACGGATGTGCCTTAGCGGTAATTAATACTTTCCTGCTCATATCATCTTATGGGATAATGCTGCAAAATCAGCTACGCTCAGTTCTTCAGCTCTTTTGGTGAAGATAGGATCCTGCAAAAATTCTTTATCAAATAATGTTTTCAACGGGTTACGCAATTGCTTGCGTCGCTGGTTAAACGCTGTTTTTACCAGCACAAAAAATTTGCGTTCAGAAGCTATATCTGCCGGATGTTCCAGTCTCGTAAGCCGGATCACGGCCGATTTTACCTTGGGTGGCGGATTGAAGCAGTTTTCATGTACTTCAAACAAATACTCGATCTTATAGTATGCCTGTAAGAGCACACTGAGAATACCGTATTCCTTGTTGCCATGTGCAGATGCGATACGGCTGGCAACTTCCTTCTGAAACATACCTACTACCACATCCACCTGCTGATGCCATTCCAGCACCTTGAACATGATCTGTGTAGAAATATTATACGGGAAATTGCCGATCAGGTGAAAGGACCCTTCAAATGGTAATGCAGCATCCAGGATGCTTTCATTGACCAGCTTACCTACAATAGCAGGATAAGTTTTTTCCAGGTAGGCTACCTTTTCTCTGTCAAGTTCTATGGCTTTGAACTGTATGCCCGGAATCTGCAGCAGGTATTTTGTGATGGCGCCCCCGCCAGGGCCCACCTCCAGCACTTGCTGGCCTTCAATTACAGGTAAGGACTCCACTATTTTCCTGCACATATTTTCATCTGTGAGGAAGTGCTGGCCCAGTGATTTTTTTAGTGTATACATGTGTGAAGCGCAAAGATAAGTAAACTTTAGCGGTTAGCTTTTAGCAGATAACAGTAAAACAATAGCCGGCAACATCCCCTGCCACTACATTAAAGCTAACGGCTAATTGCTTATATTTGTTCCTCATTGGAGGCAATTCAGCATGAGTACTACCCAGATCAACAAACCGGTTATCGGCATCACCATCGGTGATATCAACAGCATTGGCGCGGAAATTATCATCAAAACGTTTACGGACAGCAGGATGATGGAGTTCTGTACGCCGGTGATCTTTGCATCTAATAAGACCATCAACTTTTACCGGAAGCTGATGAATGAAAACAACTTCAATTATCAGAGCATTAAAGATTTCACCCGCCTCAATCACAAACAGGTGAATGTATACAATTGCTGGGAAGAAGAAGTGCAGATAACACCCGGTGTACTCAATGAAGCCGGCGGCAAATACGCTACCCGCGCCCTGGAAGCAGCTATCCAATGTTTGAAAGATGGCTACATACAAGGACTGGTAACAGCACCTATCCATAAAAACAATGTACAAAGCGAAACCTTCAACTATACCGGTCACACACCTTACCTCAAAGCAGCCTTCAATGCCAAAGATGTACTGATGTTCATGACCGCCGAGAATATGCGCGTGGGCCTGCTCACAGAACATGTACCGGTATCGGAAGTAGCGAAATATGTTACCAAAGAAAATATCCTCAGCAAATTGCAGCTGATGAAAGATAGCCTGGTAAAAGATTTTGGAATAGACCAGCCCCGCATCGCCGTATTAGGACTCAACCCCCATGCCGGTGATGAAGGTTTGATAGGAAGAGAAGAAATAGAACAGATCACACCAGCTATCAGACATGCCAAAGGTAATGGCATCTTATGTTTCGGCCCTTATAGCGCCGATGCATTCTTTGCCCGTGAAATGTTCCGCCAGTTTGATGGCGTACTGGCCATGTATCACGATCAGGGCCTCATCCCTTTTAAATCACTTGCCAGCGGTGAAGGTATTAACTATACTGCCGGCTTACATATCGTACGTACTTCCCCCGATCACGGCACTGCTTTTGACATTGCCGGTAAAAACGAAGCAGATCCCAGTTCATTCAGACAAGCCATCTTCACCTGCCTGGAAATACTGGAACAACGCGAGCGTTATGCAGAAAATACCAGGAACCCGCTGAAGAAAACGGAACTGGCATCGGAATAACCAGCACTCAGCTATTATTGGACTTCCCTGTTTTCAAATAGGACTGGATAGAATTAACGTAATTCTCAAAGGCTTTCCTGCCTGTGGGTGTTATTTTACAAATCGTTTGCGGGTAGTTTTCTTTAAACTGTTTTACTACTTCTATATAAGCAACATCCCGTAATTTATTGATCTGCACACTCAGATTACCAGCCGTGGCATTCGTTTTCTCCTTCAGAAAAGTAAATTCTGCTTCCTCCTCACGTAGCAACACTGACATAATAGCCAACCGCAATTGTGAATGTAACACCGGGTCCAGATCTTTAAAATCCATACTGTTGAAAATTTTGGAATTTTGAAATATAGCTATTTTGAGATGTAGTTATTTTGTTTCAGTACAAAATATACTGCTGAAACAAAATAACTACATCTCAAAATAACCAAATCCCTAAATATTATTGGGCTTTTGCCAACAACTCACGGGTATAGCCTTCTCCCCAATGTGGTGCGATAATGCTGTCTGGTTTAAAGGCTGCATACTTTTCCAGTGCCAGTTCCAACATCGTTTTAGCTTTGGGCTTACTACCGCCAAACTGTTCCGGCGTGAATAATAATGATTGTCCCTGCAACAGGTATACGCGGGGATTTTCAGGATTATATGCTTTGGCCTGTTCCAGCAATTGTCCTGCTTCCATTCCATATTTCATCCCTCTTGTTTGCGGATCTACAGTAAGCCGCGCGGATGCAATGAGTGAACGTACACACGCAATTTCAGAATTTTTCGGGCTCAGGGCCTCCGCCTTATCAAGATTGGCTTCCGCTTTATCTGCCAACGGATCTATCTTACTCTTATCCTGTTGCATAAATGCAATCATGATGTCGCAGTAAGCGGCATAGTAATACGGCAGCCACTGACTTTTTTCCGCATCTGCAATGCGTTCAAAGGTGTTGGCTTTTTGCAGTAATCCGTCAGGATTGAATACGCTGCTGCTGTCCAGGTCAGCAGTCTGCTGCGTCATCGCATCCTGGTATTGGGCGCTCTGCGCCATAGCGGCTATTGCCAGCCCGCCCGTTAAAAAAAGAGAAAGAAAGATACGTTTCATATGAGTTGGAGTTATAAGTTATTAATTACATCCTGTCTTCTGTCTATTCCAAAGTTCATGAACATGCCCAGGTAAATAAACCGCGGCAGATTAGGTGTGATCTCATCCCGCCGCAATCCATCGGAAGAATAGTGATAGCCGAATACCTGTTTGTTGCCCGGTGCATTGCTCACCGCCAACACAAAAATGGTAAAGGCTTTACGGATAGTGGTCAGATAACTGGCGCTTACACCCAATGCATTGTAGGACATCGTTTTCTCCGACATAAACTTGTCCTGTGGAAGATTGGGATTATAGTAAGGCCGGCCGGTAGCAAACGTATAGGTAAGTCCCAGGTTGGTGCTCAGCTTTGGAAAGAAGTGTTTGTACACCACACTCGCCGTATGGTTGGCTGCAAAGTCCGGCTGCACCCGGAAAGGATAGTTGAGATAATCACGTTTGGTGTCCAGGTAGGAATATGAAATCCA
The Chitinophaga sp. MM2321 DNA segment above includes these coding regions:
- the ruvC gene encoding crossover junction endodeoxyribonuclease RuvC, which encodes MANKSKIILGIDPGTLVMGYGLILVDGKKISLIEMNVLKLSRLKDHYERLQLIHARVNELIQEHKPTSFAIEAPFFGKNVQSMLKLGRAQGVAIATAMQAGLTVTEYSPKKVKQSVTGNGNADKEQVWLMLQRILSIAERPDFFDATDALAVAVCHFYQAGSPLAASSKAKGWEQFLQQHPDRISR
- a CDS encoding response regulator transcription factor, translating into MKARILLVEDDQYIGAVTKRRLEDAGYDVVHSIDGQVAWEQFQLRSFDICLLDVVMPKKDGLTLAQQIREVNDHIPILFLTSKNEKEDRIAGLQTGADDYISKPFSMQELILRIEVFLKRTKSRNIDRSHIFTIGKLTFDYEDLRLYNETGEVSISLTQKEAELLRYLCNNPNKTLKREDILSQVWGKDDYFLGRSMDVFVTKLRKHFKSDPHIRLETLHGIGFRFNVPVLGK
- a CDS encoding HIT family protein — encoded protein: MSIFMKIIKGDIPSYKIAENEHFYAFLDIFPLVKGHTLVIPKTETDKFFDVEDALLQEWLLFAKPIAHAIEKVVPCNRIGVSVVGLEVPHAHMHLIPINSADDMNFSRSKLKLSVEEFKQIQAQITAHLQ
- the greA gene encoding transcription elongation factor GreA, coding for MSGININYVTKETLDQMMNELSILKTKGRAEIARAIAEAREKGDLKENAEYDAAKEAQGIHEARIATLENAISASRIVSTDSIDTSKVSILCKVTITNVANKKTVTYQIVSETEADLKAGKISVTSPIGRGLLGKKVGDVADVQAPNGHIKFKIDHITA
- a CDS encoding NAD(P)-dependent oxidoreductase gives rise to the protein MSRKVLITAKAHPYLIDQLQNNGFEVIYEPSVSYDEVYSSIHDCIGLIVTTRIRVDKHIIDHAPNLEWIGRLGSGMELIDVPYAESKGIHCVSSPEGNRDAVGEQAVGMLLCLLNNVLKSNLELREGIWERDGNRAFELEGRTVGIIGYGNTGSAFARKLKGFDVNILAYDKYKQGFGTADVKEVTMEQLFKESDVVSVHLPLTAETQHLANTAFFKSFAKPVWFMNTARGKLVNNRDLIAALEEGIVAGACLDVLENEKMSSYTQEEKEQLAYFLKARNVVVTPHIAGYSHEASIKMARIVLEKLNII
- the rsmA gene encoding 16S rRNA (adenine(1518)-N(6)/adenine(1519)-N(6))-dimethyltransferase RsmA gives rise to the protein MYTLKKSLGQHFLTDENMCRKIVESLPVIEGQQVLEVGPGGGAITKYLLQIPGIQFKAIELDREKVAYLEKTYPAIVGKLVNESILDAALPFEGSFHLIGNFPYNISTQIMFKVLEWHQQVDVVVGMFQKEVASRIASAHGNKEYGILSVLLQAYYKIEYLFEVHENCFNPPPKVKSAVIRLTRLEHPADIASERKFFVLVKTAFNQRRKQLRNPLKTLFDKEFLQDPIFTKRAEELSVADFAALSHKMI
- the pdxA gene encoding 4-hydroxythreonine-4-phosphate dehydrogenase PdxA, with translation MSTTQINKPVIGITIGDINSIGAEIIIKTFTDSRMMEFCTPVIFASNKTINFYRKLMNENNFNYQSIKDFTRLNHKQVNVYNCWEEEVQITPGVLNEAGGKYATRALEAAIQCLKDGYIQGLVTAPIHKNNVQSETFNYTGHTPYLKAAFNAKDVLMFMTAENMRVGLLTEHVPVSEVAKYVTKENILSKLQLMKDSLVKDFGIDQPRIAVLGLNPHAGDEGLIGREEIEQITPAIRHAKGNGILCFGPYSADAFFAREMFRQFDGVLAMYHDQGLIPFKSLASGEGINYTAGLHIVRTSPDHGTAFDIAGKNEADPSSFRQAIFTCLEILEQRERYAENTRNPLKKTELASE
- a CDS encoding transcriptional regulator, yielding MDFKDLDPVLHSQLRLAIMSVLLREEEAEFTFLKEKTNATAGNLSVQINKLRDVAYIEVVKQFKENYPQTICKITPTGRKAFENYVNSIQSYLKTGKSNNS